The DNA segment GATCCCGGCTGCGTCGCAGCCCATGGCAACAAAACCGTCTACTCCGAAGAAGTCGTCGTTGGCAAGGACGGCGGCCTGCGGTGGTGCTTCGTCTCGATCCGCTCCGGCGTCAAGGGCGCGTACAAGCCGCCAGCAAAGCCGGTCGTGCTCGATCAGATCGGATGCGTCTACAAACCGCACGTCTTCGGCGTCCAAACCGGCCAAACCATCGAAATCCGAAACTCCGATCCCGTTTTGCACAACGTGCACGCCGTTACCAAAATCAACCCGCCTTTCAATATCGGACAGCCGCGAAAAGGCATGAAGAACGTCAAAGTCTTCATGAAGCCCGAACAGATGATCCGCATCAAATGCGACGTGCACCAGTGGATGGTTACCTACTGCGGCGTCGTCGAGCACCCTTTCTTTGACGTATCCAAGGCCGACGGTACCTTCGAGATCAAAAATCTGCCGCCCGGCACCTATACCCTGGGCGTCTGGCACGAGAAATTCGGCTCTAAGACCGAACAAATCACCGTGAAGGCTGGGGAGCGCAAAACAGTGAACTTCGAGTACGATCAGAAATAGCCCAATGGATAATCCGCGCCGCCCGATCGTTTACTGGTTCTCGATAGCGACGGCGCTCAGCGCCTTATTCCTGATCGTAGCCGGAGCGGCTGTAACCAGCACCGGCTCGGGCGACGCTGTGCCCGACTGGCCGACCTCGTTTGGCGGTTGGAATCCCCCCATGCGGGGCGGCGTCTTCTACGAGCACGGACACCGGATGATCGCCATGTTCGTCGGTCTGATGATCCTCGTTCAGTTTGTCCTTATGTTCCTCTTCAAGATGCCGAAGAAGCTGAAAGTCTTGAGCGGCTGGGCGCTCTTTCTGGTCATCGTTCAGGCGATCCTCGGCGGGCTCAGAGTATTGGTCGTCTCGAACGAGGAACTCCAGCAGAGCGCGATGCGCCTCTTTGGCGTCGAGCACATCGATCCCGTCCGCGTGGGAGTGGCCGTTGCTCATGCCTGCCTTGCCCAAATCGTGCTGACCCTGACCTTTGCAATGGCCTTTATCAGCAGTCGATTCTATCAAGAACTTCAGAAGGGCTTCGTGTTCCATGCCAAGGCGGCCTCGCCGGTCAAGCGACCTGGGCTGGGTTTAGGCGGACTGATTTTCGCGGTTATTTTCGTTCAGTTGGTCGTCGGCGCTGTCATGCGGCACATCAATGCGGGCCTGGCCATCCCCGACTTTCCGCTCTCCTTTGGCCAAATAATCCCGCCGTTCGGCAGCCTTCCCAACGATCCGAACGCGCCCATGCCCGTTACAGACAGGGAGCTGGCCTTTCAAGTCGCCGTTCATTTCGCCCATCGTGTCGGCGGCATCTTGATCGCCATTCTTATCTTCATCAACCTTCTCAACGCTTCTAAGACCCGCTCTCAGCCCGGCTTTAGCACGGCGGTTTGGATGACGGGGCTCGTCATCGCACAGATC comes from the Armatimonadota bacterium genome and includes:
- a CDS encoding carboxypeptidase regulatory-like domain-containing protein, which encodes MTTKICILTLSLTLVAHCSAQTATIVGKVKLNGTPPKPKALNMKDDPGCVAAHGNKTVYSEEVVVGKDGGLRWCFVSIRSGVKGAYKPPAKPVVLDQIGCVYKPHVFGVQTGQTIEIRNSDPVLHNVHAVTKINPPFNIGQPRKGMKNVKVFMKPEQMIRIKCDVHQWMVTYCGVVEHPFFDVSKADGTFEIKNLPPGTYTLGVWHEKFGSKTEQITVKAGERKTVNFEYDQK
- a CDS encoding COX15/CtaA family protein, translating into MDNPRRPIVYWFSIATALSALFLIVAGAAVTSTGSGDAVPDWPTSFGGWNPPMRGGVFYEHGHRMIAMFVGLMILVQFVLMFLFKMPKKLKVLSGWALFLVIVQAILGGLRVLVVSNEELQQSAMRLFGVEHIDPVRVGVAVAHACLAQIVLTLTFAMAFISSRFYQELQKGFVFHAKAASPVKRPGLGLGGLIFAVIFVQLVVGAVMRHINAGLAIPDFPLSFGQIIPPFGSLPNDPNAPMPVTDRELAFQVAVHFAHRVGGILIAILIFINLLNASKTRSQPGFSTAVWMTGLVIAQICLGAAIIWTEKSVHVTVTHVLIGATLLGLTALYVIQRRSRTEPMTTIATTQKEALA